The Nisaea sp. DNA window AGCTCTGCGGAACTCTGGCCGGGATCGGCTGCAGCGGACGAGGTCGCGCTCGCGCAATTCGCCCGGGAACGCGGCACCACGCTCTACCATCCGGTCGGCACCTGCAAGATGGGGATCGATCCGATGGCGGTCGTCGACCCGGAGCTCAGGGTCCGGGGCATCGAGGGGCTAAGGGTCGCCGACGCTTCGGTGATGCCCTATCTGACTACCGGCAATACGAACGCCCCCACCATCATGATCGCCGAGAAGGCGGCCGATCTCATCCGGGCTGCGGCGGGATAACCATCGGGGCGCCCCCCGAAATCAATCCGACGTGCCGTCGATATAGACCCAGCCCTCGCCTTCGCGGCGAAACCGGCTGGTTTCGGTCTGCCGGCCCGTCCGGGTGCCCGTGCGCCACGTCGCGGTGAAGCGCACAGTCGCGGTATCGGGGCCGGTCACCTCAACGCGGTCAATCACGAGCCCGGTCCAGACCTGGGCGGGGCCCAGATCCAGGATCAATGGCCGCGTCTCCGCTGCCCAGCTCTTCTGCAGGTAGGCCGCATTTCCCCGGCTGAACGCGCAATAGCGGGAGCGCATCAGCTCCTCCGCATCCCGCGCCGGCGCCCCTGAATGCAACCGGCCACAACAACCGAGATAGCTCTTCCCGCTGCCGCACTCACATGGTTCAAACAAAGCTCTCTCCCATCAGGGCGCGCCCCATCAACTGGCACTCAGGTCGTCGAGATAGATCCGCACGGCATTCTGAACATGCCGGAAGCGGTCGCCGCCCAAATGCTTGCCGCCGAACCATCGCGTCACCACGATGATATGGTCGTGCAACCCTTCCCGCTCCAGCATGCGCAGGATCACCATTCCCGCGCCCGCCTCGCCATCGTCGTTTTTCGACGCCGTATCGGCGGTCAGCAGGGCCCACGTATTGTGCGTGGCCTTGGCGAATTTCTTTTTGGCGCAAAGCGTCTTGATAAAGGCCTTGGCCTCCTCTTCGGACGCGCACGGACCGCCCGAGACCGCATATTTGGAGCCACGGTCGCTGATGATGTTCTCGAGAATACGCATCGCGCAGGCTTAGGACGATCTGGTGACGGCAGCAAGGGGGCTGCGTTGGAGACGCCGGTATTTCGAAAGACGCTTCGGTCAGGACTCCGTCCTGTCGGTGTCCTGTACATCGGAGAGAATCTTGCGGTCGAACCCATGAAGTGACTGGCTGCGGCTTGCGCTCAGCACCTGCTCCCGGAAGTCGGCAAGCGCGTGACGCGCGGCAAGCGGAAAAGACGCTTCCACCCTGACAAGGGTTTCCGAAAGCTGGCGGACGACATCCGCGTCGGTAATGCCGTATCGTGCAATCGCTGCGAAGGCCCGGCAGGCCACATCCTCCAGAACGACAGTTTCGGTTAAGAGACGTACCTGGCAGTGCCGATCCAATTGCATCGTCGAAGGGATGCTCCGTCCGTCTACGCGACCAAGGACTTCTCCCAGTCTGTCAATGCAGTAGAGAGCGGTTGTCGGGTCATTAAAGCCGGGCGACAGGGATCGTTGGGCCAGCTCCACGATGCGATGGATGGCAAACTCCAGATCCTGATGGGGTGTCCGATCCCGCCCGATGACGACCGCACCGCAAAGCTGTTCTTCGATCTTGTCCGATACCCGGTCCTGCGGATATGCGGTGATCACGCACACACCTTTGGTGACAAACTGACCGGGCGGCGCATCGATCCGCAGAACAAGATCATGCTCCGTGGCAATCCGCATCAACGCGTCAACGCCGACATTCT harbors:
- a CDS encoding YchJ family protein; this translates as MFEPCECGSGKSYLGCCGRLHSGAPARDAEELMRSRYCAFSRGNAAYLQKSWAAETRPLILDLGPAQVWTGLVIDRVEVTGPDTATVRFTATWRTGTRTGRQTETSRFRREGEGWVYIDGTSD
- a CDS encoding YigZ family protein, with protein sequence MRILENIISDRGSKYAVSGGPCASEEEAKAFIKTLCAKKKFAKATHNTWALLTADTASKNDDGEAGAGMVILRMLEREGLHDHIIVVTRWFGGKHLGGDRFRHVQNAVRIYLDDLSAS